One stretch of Candidatus Poribacteria bacterium DNA includes these proteins:
- a CDS encoding DEAD/DEAH box helicase family protein produces MMELKEYQRGALDALARWLEALAEARRDSETTIEMLQQRQIDTSLINELRNYPKAAWQKLKENGSVATTAGEHVDRTDEANRPIPHICFKVPTGGGKTLLAAAALERLPWQRGLVLWIVPSKAIYAQTKAALWDKQHPYRKMLNRASAGRVKMLEKEDTFNRDDIANYLCVMLLMLPATNRQRGREFLRMFRDSGRYPSFFPDIDNIFGNTEMLNEYPDLECHTERGLIKQSLFNVFKILRPIVVLDEAHKAYGARNQAANEEFAKSINRLDPRMVIELSATPNRGISNLLVDIGGPDLKKEEMIKLPVQVTSFPNAEWQLTLGQAADELERLDNEARALENSTGRYIRPIAVVRVERTGRDQRDGVRIHAEDVREYLTQNLGVPLNAVRVKSAENDELGRENILSEFSQVRWIITKSALMEGWDCPFAYLLVMLDNTQAQRAITQLVGRVMRQPHAQCTGNALLDQCYVYCNNAEVGTVVTQVTNGLESEGLTGLGDEVVGTSGSQQTDAVQEVERQTITRRQQFQNQSIYLPMVLHKDGENWVRLNYQAHILPHIEWSLIEPPDPNASAPEGVRRQSATVDVDEAPPVFHTEQEPHIERQISISDFARRLSDLMPNLWQAARIAEQMYERLRTEGETEAAIYDRRSYLAHVLREHVKSEGEKQAEQIFRRKLDQGEIRFDLETQEPNYQMVDSYEIQVSSDDRPLLRRDYQPLQLTLFETVFEQQFDSELERRFAYYLDEELALQWWHRVAARQRGEYYVQGWKRGRIYPDFVAMANEIGGVKHVMIFDTKGQHLEGNLDTEYKRKVLETLEGAFNTAGRMVVRDGPTRHGIFQLVFSDQEFLEISARLDIDVYSMGR; encoded by the coding sequence ATGATGGAGCTAAAGGAGTATCAGCGAGGTGCACTCGACGCTTTGGCGCGTTGGTTAGAGGCACTTGCGGAAGCAAGGCGTGATTCAGAAACTACAATTGAGATGCTGCAGCAGAGACAAATTGATACCTCACTTATCAATGAGTTACGCAATTATCCAAAAGCTGCGTGGCAAAAACTAAAGGAAAATGGCAGCGTTGCAACAACTGCAGGTGAACACGTTGACCGCACCGACGAGGCAAACCGCCCAATTCCCCATATCTGCTTCAAAGTGCCAACAGGTGGTGGTAAAACTTTGCTCGCTGCCGCCGCATTAGAACGTCTTCCGTGGCAACGCGGGTTAGTCCTATGGATCGTGCCAAGCAAGGCAATCTACGCCCAAACAAAAGCTGCTCTATGGGATAAGCAACATCCTTACCGTAAAATGTTGAATCGGGCAAGCGCAGGGCGCGTCAAAATGCTCGAAAAAGAGGACACCTTCAACAGAGACGACATCGCCAACTACCTCTGCGTCATGCTGTTGATGCTCCCAGCAACCAACCGGCAAAGGGGCAGAGAATTTCTCCGGATGTTTCGGGATTCTGGACGCTACCCAAGCTTTTTCCCCGATATTGATAACATCTTCGGCAATACTGAGATGCTAAATGAATACCCCGATCTGGAGTGTCATACCGAACGCGGACTCATCAAACAGAGTCTCTTTAACGTGTTCAAAATACTCCGTCCAATCGTTGTGCTGGACGAGGCACATAAAGCTTATGGTGCAAGAAATCAGGCAGCAAACGAAGAATTTGCCAAGTCTATTAACCGTCTTGACCCACGGATGGTAATCGAACTCTCTGCTACACCGAACCGTGGGATTAGCAACCTCCTCGTTGATATTGGGGGCCCCGACCTCAAAAAAGAGGAAATGATTAAGTTACCCGTGCAGGTAACCTCGTTCCCAAACGCTGAGTGGCAGTTAACACTCGGACAAGCAGCGGACGAACTTGAGCGGCTTGATAACGAAGCAAGGGCACTTGAAAACAGCACAGGACGGTATATCCGACCTATCGCTGTTGTGCGAGTTGAACGAACAGGGAGGGATCAGCGAGATGGTGTGCGAATCCACGCCGAGGATGTCCGGGAGTACCTTACGCAAAATCTTGGGGTGCCTTTGAACGCAGTTCGTGTCAAATCCGCCGAAAACGATGAACTCGGTCGCGAAAATATACTCTCTGAATTCTCGCAAGTGCGTTGGATTATCACAAAATCCGCACTGATGGAAGGGTGGGATTGTCCATTTGCCTATCTGTTAGTAATGCTTGACAATACACAAGCACAAAGGGCTATTACGCAACTTGTAGGCAGGGTCATGCGGCAACCCCACGCCCAATGCACCGGGAACGCATTGCTGGATCAGTGTTACGTCTATTGCAATAACGCCGAGGTCGGAACCGTTGTCACACAAGTTACGAATGGATTGGAATCGGAAGGACTAACAGGTTTAGGGGACGAAGTGGTGGGTACATCAGGTTCACAGCAAACAGATGCAGTTCAAGAGGTCGAGCGGCAAACTATAACACGTCGCCAACAGTTCCAGAATCAGAGCATTTATCTGCCGATGGTCCTCCATAAAGATGGCGAAAATTGGGTCCGCCTCAATTATCAGGCACATATCCTACCGCATATAGAGTGGTCACTAATTGAACCGCCCGACCCGAACGCATCAGCACCCGAGGGGGTCCGACGACAATCCGCAACAGTTGATGTCGATGAGGCTCCACCTGTTTTCCATACCGAGCAAGAACCACACATTGAGAGGCAAATAAGCATTTCCGATTTTGCACGGCGACTGTCTGACCTAATGCCCAATCTCTGGCAAGCCGCTCGGATTGCAGAGCAGATGTACGAACGTCTCAGAACGGAGGGTGAAACCGAAGCAGCCATCTACGATAGGCGTTCTTACCTCGCGCATGTCCTACGAGAACACGTAAAAAGTGAAGGCGAGAAACAGGCAGAACAGATTTTTCGCAGAAAACTGGATCAGGGCGAGATCCGTTTTGATTTGGAGACCCAAGAACCCAATTACCAGATGGTGGACAGTTATGAAATACAGGTCTCCTCTGATGATAGACCCCTGTTAAGAAGGGATTATCAACCGTTGCAGCTAACCCTGTTTGAAACGGTATTTGAGCAGCAATTTGATTCCGAGCTGGAAAGAAGGTTTGCCTATTATCTTGATGAGGAACTTGCATTACAATGGTGGCACCGAGTCGCGGCGCGTCAACGCGGCGAGTATTACGTGCAAGGTTGGAAGCGAGGACGTATTTACCCCGATTTTGTCGCAATGGCAAACGAAATTGGCGGCGTGAAGCACGTCATGATTTTTGACACAAAAGGGCAGCATCTCGAAGGTAACCTTGACACCGAATACAAACGAAAAGTGTTGGAAACGCTTGAGGGCGCGTTCAATACCGCAGGTAGGATGGTCGTGCGTGATGGTCCCACACGTCACGGTATTTTTCAGTTGGTGTTCAGTGATCAGGAATTTCTGGAAATATCCGCCCGATTGGATATTGATGTGTATTCCATGGGAAGATAG
- a CDS encoding putative DNA binding domain-containing protein, whose protein sequence is MFNSLTELIEKIHLGEDATIEFKRELPRRSNLADEIAAFANARGGVILIGVDDTGEIVGLNRQELDNAEKTVVEICQDSIDPILLIFTEKLRIDGKNLLKIEVPRSLFVHKTSNGYFIRQGSSKREMPTEQLARLFQTRSQARIIAFDEQFVPNTDENTLKSDLYQRFITEGATEDEVEDLLLKRRLLVKEDGQNRASVAGVLMCHENPDDYLYNSFIQAVFYLSKEMDANHQLDAQDFKGPLDQQIIHAMRFVKRYNAVAARKDVGRIDYPEYSMRAIFEAIVNAVVHRDYSKTGSKIRLFMFDDRLELYSPGALANTVTVDNLRYSQATRNELLARLLSEITLDDDMRRQVARRHFLERRGEGVGIILNESETLSGKTPVYEVFDEELRLTIFAAKSPHEVEKQ, encoded by the coding sequence ATGTTTAACAGCCTGACGGAACTCATAGAAAAAATACATCTCGGCGAAGACGCAACGATAGAATTCAAAAGAGAACTGCCGCGCAGAAGCAACCTTGCTGACGAGATCGCTGCTTTTGCCAATGCCAGGGGCGGCGTAATACTTATTGGGGTTGACGACACTGGCGAAATCGTTGGTTTAAACCGGCAGGAATTGGATAACGCGGAAAAAACAGTCGTTGAAATATGTCAGGACAGTATTGATCCGATCCTTCTCATTTTTACAGAAAAGCTACGGATTGACGGTAAGAATCTGTTAAAAATAGAGGTACCGAGAAGCCTGTTTGTTCACAAGACCTCTAACGGTTATTTCATACGCCAAGGAAGTAGTAAAAGGGAGATGCCCACCGAACAGTTGGCGCGGTTGTTTCAAACGCGCTCGCAAGCACGTATTATCGCCTTTGACGAACAGTTCGTCCCGAATACAGATGAAAATACATTAAAGAGCGACCTCTACCAGCGGTTTATCACAGAAGGAGCCACAGAAGATGAAGTAGAAGACTTACTCCTTAAAAGGCGTTTACTCGTCAAGGAAGATGGTCAGAACCGTGCCTCTGTAGCCGGTGTACTGATGTGTCATGAGAACCCTGATGACTACCTCTACAACAGTTTCATTCAAGCCGTTTTTTATCTCAGTAAGGAAATGGATGCAAACCACCAACTTGATGCCCAGGACTTTAAGGGACCACTTGACCAACAGATTATACACGCTATGAGGTTTGTTAAAAGATATAACGCAGTCGCAGCGCGGAAGGATGTTGGCAGAATAGACTATCCAGAATATAGCATGCGCGCCATATTTGAAGCGATAGTCAACGCTGTTGTGCATAGAGACTATTCAAAAACCGGTTCAAAAATACGGCTGTTTATGTTCGACGACCGGCTGGAACTTTACTCGCCGGGAGCACTGGCAAATACGGTGACAGTGGACAATCTACGTTATAGTCAAGCCACACGTAATGAACTCCTTGCACGATTGCTTTCAGAAATTACATTAGACGATGATATGAGAAGGCAGGTAGCTCGGCGACATTTTTTAGAACGCCGAGGGGAAGGGGTCGGTATCATCTTGAACGAAAGCGAAACACTAAGCGGGAAAACACCTGTGTATGAGGTATTTGACGAAGAATTACGTTTGACGATTTTTGCAGCAAAGTCCCCCCACGAAGTGGAGAAACAGTAA
- a CDS encoding LamG domain-containing protein, with product MRHVCLVLFITVFAVASTFAGIPDDADLLSWIGEGSGNKAVDGTGNGNDGTFHGNAKWVADGKFQAGISLKGAETYMEVPDQIAEEGSLLFWFKPDWDGSDGDDYRIFDASFGPIYFFVSKGANHADINPEDFGFYFEAADDADWQDVEFDPDGIIKKGEWFHVAATWDFGGGNPFLYIDGAEAATSGKKITGGFPQLHEKPRFGWETVPYIPFLNGAEGIIDEISFWQRALDEGEIQEMMDTSLDVKAEGKLAVTWGDLKVTR from the coding sequence GTGAGACACGTTTGTTTAGTCTTGTTTATTACTGTATTTGCCGTAGCTTCTACCTTTGCAGGGATCCCTGACGATGCCGATTTGCTTTCATGGATTGGTGAAGGGAGTGGAAACAAAGCCGTTGATGGAACCGGAAACGGGAATGATGGCACATTTCACGGTAACGCCAAGTGGGTTGCCGATGGCAAATTTCAGGCAGGGATTTCCCTCAAAGGCGCGGAAACCTACATGGAAGTCCCCGATCAGATCGCTGAAGAAGGAAGCCTACTCTTCTGGTTCAAACCCGATTGGGACGGCTCCGATGGTGACGATTATCGGATTTTTGATGCCAGTTTCGGACCCATTTACTTCTTCGTGTCCAAAGGGGCTAACCACGCTGACATCAACCCCGAAGATTTCGGTTTCTATTTTGAAGCGGCTGACGATGCCGATTGGCAGGATGTTGAATTCGATCCAGACGGAATCATAAAGAAGGGCGAATGGTTCCATGTCGCAGCAACATGGGACTTTGGGGGCGGAAATCCTTTCCTATACATTGACGGTGCGGAGGCAGCAACCAGCGGTAAGAAAATTACCGGTGGATTCCCGCAGCTCCACGAAAAACCGAGATTCGGATGGGAAACTGTTCCTTATATTCCCTTCCTGAACGGCGCAGAAGGCATTATTGATGAAATCTCTTTTTGGCAGCGTGCCCTTGATGAAGGTGAGATTCAGGAGATGATGGACACCAGCTTGGATGTCAAAGCGGAGGGGAAACTCGCTGTTACGTGGGGCGATTTAAAGGTCACTCGCTAA